The sequence GGTATCAATGTGTTCGCCGAAACGCAGTACAACGCCCACGTGACCCGCATCCACCGTATAGAAAGATGACATGACAGCGACTACGCCCAAGAGCAGCAAGCCCATGGTTAAAAAAGAACCACCCTTGTTCTTGAAGTTGCGTGTCAGCTCTTCAACAGGATCGCGAGTGGGTCTGCGAGGACCGCCACCGCCGCCACCACCACTGGATGGCTTATTGAACGGATCATAAGAACTCATTGGTATCTCTCCTTATCAAGGCGTGCATAACACCTAGTACCGAAGGCCTCATACGTTAGATACGCCCCCTATGGCAACATAATCAGCTCAGCGCCGGGCGCAAGATGGGCAGCTTTTGAAATTCCCGAAATCTCGGGTTAGTATGCGCCCATGAAAGACTCGACCTATTTCCAATATCCATTCAATATGTCTGAAATATCTCACGAATATGGTGAAAACGTTCATCTCATCTCAGACCCGTTGCTCATGAGCTGGCTTACACAGCTCTCTTCACCCAAAACGCAACAGCCGGCCATCACCCATTTGGTGCGGGAGCTTTACGCAAGCCTCCTGCGAACCGTGATTGCTCGGGAAACGCCGCGGATTGCCGTGCAAGAGGACATTCGGATGGTCAGTGTGACCCCAAAAGGGGTTTGGCAGGGCGAAGTCCTGGACCCCAGCACCCGCTATGTGACCGTTGATATCGCTCGGGCGGGCACCTTACCGAGCCAAATCGCCTTCGAACTGCTTAATACTGTGGTCAACCCTGAGGGCGTTCGCCAAGATCACCTCTATATGAACCGGGCCACCAACGAAGCGGGCGAAGTCTGTGGGATTAACCATACCGGCTCCAAAATTGGCGGCGATATCGACAACGCAGTGGTTCTTTTCCCAGATCCGATGGGCGCAACGGGCGCAAGCATGAGCGATGCTCTGAAAATTTACAAAAAACTACCGGGCGGTAAGCCCGCAAAACTCATCACCGTGCATTTAATCATCACCCCGGAGTACATTCGCACGATTCAGACAGACCATCCTGACACTGTGATCTATGCCCTGAGGCTAGATCGCGGTATGAGTAGTGAGGAGATTCTGGGTACACGGCCGGGAACACATCCCGAACAAGAGTCCGGATTGAATGATGTTCAATACATTGTTCCGGGAGCTGGCGGTGTCGGCGAAATCCTCAATAACAGCTTTGTATAGGTAGAAAACAATGGACGGTGATTACAGCAAGTGGCGAGACAATATCGACGTAGTGATGAGTGCAGAGCAAATCGCCCAGCGCAACAAAGAGCTTGGTAAAGCCATCACAGAAAGCTACCCAGCGGGTACTGAACTGTGTGTGGTGGGTGTTCTGAAGGGTTCATTCCTTTTCTACGCCGACCTCGTGCGCCATATCGAACTTCCCCTTCACTGCGAATTCATTGGTATTTCAAGCTACGGTGACGAGACCAAAAGCTCCGGGGTGGTGAAAATCACATCTGATTTATCCACCAGTATTCAAGGCCGAGATGTCTTAATCATCGAAGACATCATCGATACTGGCCTCACCATGAAGTACCTTTTGGAAAACTTTGAGACCCGTCAGCCCAAATCAATCAAAGTATGCACGCTGCTCGACAAGCCAACCAGCCACAAGGGCATCATCCCCATCGATTTTACCGGCTTTACATGCCCGGATGCTTTCGTCGTGGGATACGGCTTAGATTACGCCAGCAAACTTCGTAACCTTCCTTTCATTGGGGTTTACCATGGAGACACCTGAGACGCCGAAGCTAGAAGCGGCAACACAGAACGCAGCCCCCGCCGACAAACCGGCAGAGGCCAAACCACAACCCGAGCCCCAAGCCGCCTGGACGCCCACCCCGCCGCCATCGAAGGCCAAAGGTTTCTTCAAGTCTCTGGGCACATGGATGATGCTCTTGGTCATGGTTGGGCTCATCGGCGCTGTGCTTTACCTCTTGAGCGACCTCAATCGGCGGACTTATCGGCTCGCTCAGGTCGGTCAAACCATGGTGGTCCAAAAAGGTAAGTTCATGCCGACGGGGTTTGAGACTTATCAGCCCGACGAGTCTCGCCTACGTGAGGCCTACGCGCCCATCA comes from Deltaproteobacteria bacterium and encodes:
- a CDS encoding uracil phosphoribosyltransferase yields the protein MKDSTYFQYPFNMSEISHEYGENVHLISDPLLMSWLTQLSSPKTQQPAITHLVRELYASLLRTVIARETPRIAVQEDIRMVSVTPKGVWQGEVLDPSTRYVTVDIARAGTLPSQIAFELLNTVVNPEGVRQDHLYMNRATNEAGEVCGINHTGSKIGGDIDNAVVLFPDPMGATGASMSDALKIYKKLPGGKPAKLITVHLIITPEYIRTIQTDHPDTVIYALRLDRGMSSEEILGTRPGTHPEQESGLNDVQYIVPGAGGVGEILNNSFV
- the hpt gene encoding hypoxanthine phosphoribosyltransferase; this translates as MDGDYSKWRDNIDVVMSAEQIAQRNKELGKAITESYPAGTELCVVGVLKGSFLFYADLVRHIELPLHCEFIGISSYGDETKSSGVVKITSDLSTSIQGRDVLIIEDIIDTGLTMKYLLENFETRQPKSIKVCTLLDKPTSHKGIIPIDFTGFTCPDAFVVGYGLDYASKLRNLPFIGVYHGDT